One part of the Nostoc sp. PCC 7120 = FACHB-418 genome encodes these proteins:
- the glmS gene encoding glutamine--fructose-6-phosphate transaminase (isomerizing), whose product MCGIVGYIGTQAATEILLAGLEKLEYRGYDSAGIATVWEGDVNCVRAKGKLHNLRSKLEQLATPSQIGIGHTRWATHGKPEEYNAHPHLDTAMRIAVVQNGIIENYRELRDELKQKGHEFRSETDTEVIPHLIAEFLKNLPSPPLPTSSSPFLEAIRQAVKHLQGAFAIAVISADYPDELIVVRQQAPLVIGFGQGEFFCASDTPAIVSHTRAVLPLENGEIARLTPLGVEIYNFAGDRLKKQPRLLNLNPTMVEKQGFKHFMLKEIYEQPGVVRASLEAYFNPDTNTDESFTSPVNLGLSEEIYADLEQIHIVACGTSWHAALVGKYLLEQLAGISTQVHYASEYRYAPSPLTANTLIIGVTQSGETADTLAALAMEKERRQGKEAKYQARLLGITNRPESSLGHLVPHIINTLAGIEIGVAATKTFVAQLMAFYALALDLAYHRQTVAPDKLADIIQGLRQIPKEIEATLERQEKLTEHLAHEFAETKDFIFLGRGINFPIALEGALKLKEISYIHAEGYPAGEMKHGPIALLDAKVPVVAIAYPGSVYEKVISNSQEAKARDSRLIGVTPVNDGEAAEIFNDLLPVSSVDELLSPILTVVPLQLLAYHIAARRGLDVDQPRNLAKSVTVE is encoded by the coding sequence ATGTGTGGCATCGTTGGGTATATCGGAACTCAAGCAGCAACCGAGATTTTGTTGGCTGGGCTAGAAAAACTAGAGTATCGCGGTTACGATTCCGCAGGTATAGCTACGGTTTGGGAAGGAGATGTAAATTGTGTCCGAGCCAAGGGCAAACTCCATAACCTGCGTTCTAAACTAGAACAACTGGCTACTCCATCTCAAATTGGTATTGGTCATACACGTTGGGCAACTCATGGCAAACCAGAGGAGTATAACGCCCATCCCCATTTAGATACAGCTATGCGAATCGCTGTTGTGCAGAATGGGATTATTGAAAATTACCGCGAGTTACGCGACGAACTGAAACAGAAAGGACATGAGTTTCGTTCGGAAACTGATACAGAAGTTATTCCTCACCTTATAGCCGAATTTTTAAAAAACCTCCCTTCCCCCCCGCTTCCTACTTCTTCCTCCCCCTTCCTAGAAGCAATACGCCAAGCTGTTAAGCACCTACAAGGGGCATTTGCGATCGCTGTTATCTCTGCTGACTATCCTGACGAATTGATTGTTGTCCGCCAGCAAGCGCCCCTGGTGATAGGATTCGGGCAAGGGGAGTTCTTTTGCGCCTCCGACACGCCAGCGATCGTTTCCCATACTCGTGCAGTCTTACCCCTGGAGAATGGCGAAATTGCCCGTCTGACACCCCTGGGAGTGGAGATTTATAACTTTGCTGGGGACAGACTGAAAAAACAACCCCGCCTGCTTAACTTGAATCCCACAATGGTAGAGAAGCAGGGATTCAAACACTTCATGCTCAAGGAAATTTATGAGCAACCAGGAGTAGTCAGAGCGAGTTTAGAAGCATACTTTAATCCCGATACTAATACTGATGAATCCTTTACATCACCAGTTAATTTGGGTTTATCTGAAGAAATCTATGCAGATTTAGAACAAATTCATATTGTCGCCTGTGGTACGAGTTGGCACGCTGCATTGGTAGGAAAGTATTTACTTGAACAATTAGCAGGAATCTCCACTCAGGTACATTATGCTTCTGAGTATCGCTATGCCCCATCACCATTAACAGCGAATACATTAATTATTGGTGTTACTCAGTCAGGGGAAACTGCTGATACCCTAGCCGCCTTAGCGATGGAGAAAGAACGCCGCCAAGGCAAAGAAGCCAAATATCAAGCGCGACTCTTGGGGATTACCAATCGCCCAGAAAGCAGCCTTGGTCATCTTGTACCCCATATTATTAATACCCTGGCAGGAATTGAAATTGGTGTGGCAGCGACCAAAACCTTTGTTGCCCAACTGATGGCGTTTTATGCTCTAGCTTTGGATTTAGCCTATCATCGCCAAACAGTAGCACCAGATAAACTCGCAGATATTATTCAAGGTTTACGTCAGATACCTAAGGAAATCGAAGCTACCTTAGAACGTCAGGAAAAACTAACAGAACATCTAGCCCATGAATTTGCAGAAACCAAAGACTTCATCTTTTTGGGCAGAGGAATTAACTTCCCTATTGCTTTAGAAGGAGCATTGAAATTAAAAGAAATCAGCTACATTCACGCAGAAGGTTATCCAGCCGGGGAAATGAAACACGGCCCCATTGCATTATTAGATGCCAAAGTGCCGGTAGTGGCGATCGCCTATCCTGGTAGTGTGTATGAAAAAGTGATTTCCAATTCCCAAGAAGCCAAAGCCAGAGATTCCCGCTTAATTGGGGTGACACCAGTCAACGATGGCGAAGCGGCGGAAATCTTTAATGATTTACTACCTGTTTCATCTGTGGATGAATTACTATCGCCGATCCTCACAGTAGTACCATTGCAACTATTGGCTTATCACATTGCCGCCCGTCGCGGTTTGGATGTGGATCAGCCTCGGAACTTAGCAAAATCAGTGACTGTGGAATAG